A genomic window from Silene latifolia isolate original U9 population chromosome Y, ASM4854445v1, whole genome shotgun sequence includes:
- the LOC141627165 gene encoding putative galactinol--sucrose galactosyltransferase 2: protein MEFNFVSLFRYKIWWMIPGFGTSGSEVPVETQMLLFEVKEESVILDEGVEPSSGLTTTYVLLLPVLEVPFRPSFQGTSSNELQFCVESGDLDVQTTQVSESVFINSSENPFELIKNSIRILAAHKGTFNHLENKKMPAHLDWFGWCTWDAFYQDVTPEGIIEGLER from the exons AT GGAATTCAATTTTGTGTCACTCTTCAGATATAAGATATGGTGGATGATTCCTGGATTTGGAACATCAGGAAGTGAAGTGCCGGTGGAGACGCAAATGCTGCTTTTCGAAGTTAAAGAGGAATCTGTGATTCTTGATGAGGGTGTCGAACCATCGTCTGGTCTGACCACCACCTATGTTTTATTATTACCTGTGTTGGAAGTTCCATTCCGTCCGAGCTTTCAGGGAACTTCATCAAATGAACTCCAATTTTGTGTTGAAAGTG GAGATCTTGATGTTCAGACTACCCAAGTATCCGAGTCAGTATTTATCAACTCAAGCGAAAATCCATTTGAGCTGATCAAGAATTCTATAAG GATATTGGCAGCTCATAAAGGTACATTTAATCACTTGGAGAATAAGAAG ATGCCTGCACATTTAGACTGGTTTGGATGGTGCACTTGGGATGCCTTTTATCAAGATGTCACTCCAGAAGGGATCATAGAGGGTCTTGAAAG GTAA
- the LOC141631750 gene encoding uncharacterized protein LOC141631750, with amino-acid sequence MVNRYCFEALDRSLRDIMRTSPEGDPEKPFGGKVVVFGGDFRQILPIIPKGSRQDIVGAAINSSPLWRYCKVLKLTKNMRLQVGSAESDVNEIRQFSEWILEVGDGLASGPNDGVANIELPEDILIQPGLDPIATIVESTYPSLKDHLGDPRYFTERGVLAPTHDVVEVVNDYVLDQIQKEEKVYLSSDEISKEETNSGVRELYSTEFLNSIRCSGLPNHSLKLKVGAIVMLLRNIDQANGLYNGTRMEVNHLGNRVISATVISRSHVGSKVYIPRITLTPSDTTMFPVKFERRQFPLADCFAMTINKSQGQSLSSCWTLSS; translated from the exons ATGGTTAATCGTTATTGTTTTGAAGCTCTTGATAGAAGCTTGAGAGATATCATGAGAACTTCTCCGGAAGGAGACCCTGAAAAACCATTTGGAGGAAAAGTTGTGGTCTTTGGCGGTGATTTTCGACAAATCTTGCCTATTATACCTAAAGGAAGCAGGCAAGATATTGTTGGTGCTGCTATCAATTCTTCTCCTTTATGGAGATATTGCAAG GTTTTAAAGCTCACGAAAAATATGAGACTCCAAGTCGGAAGTGCAGAGTCAGACGTTAATGAAATCAGACAATTTTCAGAGTGGATTCTCGAAGTCGGTGATGGTTTAGCTAGTGGCCCAAATGATGGTGTAGCTAACATTGAATTACCCGAAGATATACTAATACAGCCTGGATTAGATCCAATAGCTACCATTGTAGAGAGCACGTACCCATCTTTAAAAGATCACCTAGGTGACCCTCGATACTTCACTGAAAGAGGTGTACTAGCACCTACTCATGATGTCGTCGAAGTGGTAAACGATTATGTCTTGGATCAAATTCAAAAGGAGGAGAAAGTTTACTTGAGCTCTGATGAAATCAGCAAGGAAGAGACCAATTCTGGGGTTCGAGAACTTTACTCTACTGAGtttctcaactctatcagatgTTCTGGTTTACCCAATCACAGCTTAAAACTGAAAGTTGGAGCTATAGTCATGCTTCTTAGAAACATCGACCAAGCAAATGGATTGTACAATGGCACCCGAATGGAGGTAAATCATCTAGGAAATCGAGTGATAAGTGCAACTGTTATTTCTAGAAGTCATGTTGGTAGCAAAGTCTATATTCCCAGGATCACGTTGACACCTTCCGACACTACCATGTTCCCGGTTAAGTTCGAAAGGAGACAATTTCCTTTAGCGGATTGCTTTGCCATGACTATTAACAAAAGTCAAGGGCAATCTCTATCCTCGTGTTGGACTTTATCTTCCTAG
- the LOC141631751 gene encoding uncharacterized protein LOC141631751, translating into MTHHPNCRLYIYDTEEELKHRKNTLSSTNGIEFDDGLMKDLKEMVDRYNVLAKSFRMARDRLHQGADDMENTVDSMDIVVEERSGRLQRISELHASYLTLQYPILFPRGEDGHRLGKLFQQFVADGCTMIESDRLKYIRFNQPKLRSENFKNLENAAAIGQTNPSSAGVRFIVPSTFKGSKDFMRETYQDTMTICRWSGYPDLFITFTCNPKWPEITRFVQKRGLRPEDRPDILTRVFKLKLDELMRDLKELHMFGRTRAVYKRRENGTTIEKNGKTIHNGYVVPYNADLLLKYRAHINVEWCNQERSIKYLFKYINKGYDRVTDPPVLRLDYHLPNEQNVIFHDDDPIDEVVERSSGGRTKFTAWMEYNNLKSDGRDLTYYEFPQKFVWKKKERVWKPREKRFTLGRMYHMSPNGGERYYLRTLLNFVKGPKSYKDIRTVNGVPHTTFKEACYALGLLGDDKEYNDAIEEASYWGTGFYLRNLFSTLLLTNSLVNPELVWEKTWKITHALSEIESWLQRNGSSLRKFGNMPYPDVDILATCSNRLLDDELSYDKDVLKKEHEVLTFSMTNEQKSIYRKIMFSVENGQGGVYFVYGYGGTGKTFLWKTLCAGIRSKGEIVIAVASSGIAAIISFFPPTPD; encoded by the exons ATGACGCACCACCCAAATTGTCGACTTTATATTTACGACACTGAAGAGGAGTTGAAGCATAGGAAGAACACTCTAAG CTCTACTAATGGTATTGAGTTTGACGATGGTCTAATGAAGGATTTAAAAGAAATGGTTGATCGTTACAATGTTTTGGCAAAATCATTTAGAATGGCTAGAGATCGTCTACACCAAGGTGCTGATG ATATGGAAAACACAGTTGATAGTATGGACATTGTGGTTGAGGAACGCTCTGGTAGACTACAACGTATATCAGAGCTACATGCTTCTTATTTAACCTTACAGTACCCTATTCTCTTTCCGCGTGGAGAGGATGGTCATAGACTTG gCAAACTATTTCAGCAATTCGTTGCTGACGGTTGCACGATGATAGAATCTGACCGCTTAAAGTACATCCGTTTCAACCAACCAAAGTTGCGGTCCGAGAACTTCAAGAATCTAGAAAATGCAGCTGCTATAGGACAAACGAACCCGTCCTCCGCTGGTGTTCGTTTCATTGTCCCCTCAACTTTTAAAGGGAGTAAGGATTTCATGAGAGAAACATATCAAGATACAATGACCATTTGCAGGTGGAGTGGGTATCCTGATTTGTTTATTACCTTCACATGCAACCCAAAATGGCCTGAAATTACTAGGTTTGTTCAAAAAAGAGGACTGCGGCCAGAGGATAGACCTGATATACTTACTCGAGTATTTAAGTTGAAACTCGACGAGCTCATGCGGGACCTTAAAGAACTTCATATGTTTGGACGAACAAGAGCAG TTTATAAGAGAAGGGAGAATGGAACAACAattgagaaaaatggtaaaaccATTCATAACGGATATGTTGTTCCATACAATGCTGATTTATTGTTGAAATATCGTGCTCACATTAACGTTGAATGGTGCAACCAAGAAAGATCCATCAAGTACTTATTCAAGTACATTAATAAAGGATATGACCGTGTCACT GACCCCCCTGTTTTAAGGTTGGATTATCATCTACCTAATGAGCAAAACGTTATTTTCCATGATGACGATCCAATTGACGAAGTGGTCGAAAGGTCTTCAGGAGGTAGGACAAAATTCACAGCTTGGATGGAATATAACAATTTGAAATCTGATGGTAGAGATCTAACCTATTACGAGTTTCCACAAAAATTTGTatggaaaaaaaaggaaagggtatgGAAACCGAGGGAAAAAAGATTTACTCTTGGCAGAATGTATCATATGTCTCCAAATGGTGGTGAGAGGTACTATTTGAGAACTCTTCTGAACTTTGTAAAAGGACCCAAATCATATAAAGATATTCGAACGGTAAATGGAGTCCCTCACACAACTTTCAAAGAGGCATGCTACGCTTTAGGCTTACTTGGTGATGATAAAGAGTACAATGATGCCATTGAGGAAGCGAGTTATTGGGGCACGGGGTTTTATCTTAGGAATCTTTTCTCCACCCTTTTGCTCACAAATAGCTTAGTGAACCCGGAATTAGTGTGGGAGAAGACGTGGAA AATTACGCACGCACTATCCGAGATTGAATCTTGGTTGCAAAGAAATGGTAGTTCCCTGCGTAAGTTTGGCAACATGCCATATCCGGACGTTGATATTCTTGCTACGTGCTCCAATAGGCTCTTGGATGATGAGTTATCTTACGATAaagatgttttgaagaaggaacATGAAGTGCTTACTTTTTCAATGACAAATGAACAGAAGTCAATTTATAGAAAAATTATGTTCTCCGTTGAAAATGGTCAAGGTGGTGTATACTTTGTTTATGGTTATGGTGGAACCGGTAAGACTTTCCTTTGGAAAACCTTATGCGCTGGAATAAGGTCGAAAGGTGAAATCGTTATAGCTGTCGCTTCAAGTGGCATTGCAGCTATCATATCCTTCTTCCCGCCCACGCCCGACTAA